In one Pseudomonas sp. SCA2728.1_7 genomic region, the following are encoded:
- a CDS encoding LysR family transcriptional regulator, with the protein MTAPDLNLLITLDVLLREGSVARAAKCLRLSPSAMSRALARLRETTGDPLLVRAGRGLVPTPRALELRERVSHLVQDAEAVLRPAEVLDPGRLQRTFTLRNTDGFVETFAAALLARIAEEAPGVRLRFVQKADKDSTPLREGRVDLETGVVDDSTDPTLHSRILFQDQWIGVVREGHPLSAGKITSKRFADGEHILISRRGRSSGPVDEALLALGLTRDIVTSFGGFSAALTLVRESDLIATVPQRHTSKLRTGLHSFALPFAMPDISVSMLWHPRMDADPAHRWLRECVRQVCA; encoded by the coding sequence ATGACTGCGCCGGACCTGAACCTGCTGATCACCCTCGACGTATTACTGCGTGAAGGCAGCGTCGCCCGCGCCGCCAAATGCCTGCGGTTGAGCCCGTCGGCCATGAGTCGCGCCCTCGCCCGTCTGCGCGAAACCACCGGCGATCCGCTGTTGGTGCGCGCGGGTCGAGGCCTGGTGCCGACGCCCCGCGCATTGGAATTGCGCGAACGAGTCAGTCATTTGGTGCAGGACGCCGAGGCGGTTTTACGGCCCGCCGAAGTGCTCGACCCCGGCCGCTTGCAACGCACCTTCACGCTGCGCAACACCGACGGCTTTGTCGAAACCTTCGCCGCCGCCCTGCTCGCGCGCATCGCTGAAGAAGCACCCGGCGTACGCCTGCGCTTTGTGCAGAAAGCCGACAAGGACAGCACGCCGCTGCGCGAAGGCCGCGTCGATCTGGAAACCGGCGTGGTCGACGACAGCACCGACCCGACGCTGCACAGCCGCATCCTGTTTCAGGATCAATGGATCGGTGTGGTGCGTGAGGGGCATCCGTTGAGCGCGGGGAAAATCACCAGCAAGCGCTTTGCCGACGGCGAGCACATTCTCATTTCACGGCGCGGACGCAGCAGCGGGCCGGTCGACGAAGCCTTACTCGCGCTCGGCCTGACGCGGGACATCGTCACTTCATTCGGTGGATTCTCGGCGGCGCTGACGCTGGTGCGTGAATCCGACCTGATCGCCACTGTCCCACAACGTCACACCAGCAAACTGCGCACCGGCCTGCACAGTTTCGCCCTGCCCTTCGCGATGCCGGACATCAGCGTGTCGATGCTCTGGCATCCGCGCATGGACGCCGACCCGGCGCATCGCTGGTTGCGCGAATGTGTGCGGCAAGTCTGCGCTTAA
- a CDS encoding cell wall hydrolase, whose protein sequence is MGLKGWAGCLVFTLLAGSAWATDQAPIKAKAEEKAQVLEEKAADKVSAAPAPKAEAITPTEVQAVDPAGAAPLDDPITCLARSIYWEAKGKDTPEMEAVASVVMNRLGHEGFPDTVCAVVKQGSESKSCQFSWWCDGRPDQVKEDAEYTLAKDIARKALNRQLKDRTNGALYFHDRNVHPSWAKEYRRTAETKKFLFYKPAGGDAR, encoded by the coding sequence ATGGGATTGAAAGGCTGGGCGGGTTGTCTCGTATTCACCCTGTTGGCAGGCTCTGCATGGGCCACCGATCAGGCCCCGATCAAAGCGAAGGCTGAAGAAAAAGCCCAAGTGCTGGAAGAGAAAGCGGCGGACAAAGTCAGCGCCGCACCGGCACCGAAAGCCGAAGCCATCACCCCGACCGAAGTGCAGGCGGTCGATCCGGCCGGCGCGGCACCGCTGGATGATCCGATCACCTGTCTGGCGCGCAGTATCTACTGGGAAGCCAAAGGCAAAGACACGCCGGAAATGGAAGCCGTGGCCAGTGTGGTGATGAATCGCCTCGGCCATGAAGGCTTTCCTGACACGGTGTGTGCCGTCGTCAAACAAGGCTCGGAAAGCAAGAGCTGCCAGTTTTCCTGGTGGTGCGACGGGCGTCCGGATCAGGTCAAGGAAGATGCCGAATACACGCTGGCCAAGGATATAGCCCGCAAAGCGCTGAACCGCCAGCTCAAGGATCGCACTAACGGCGCGCTGTATTTCCATGACCGTAATGTTCATCCGAGCTGGGCCAAGGAATACCGCAGAACCGCTGAAACGAAAAAATTTCTCTTCTACAAACCAGCCGGCGGCGACGCGCGTTAA